The Jiangella alba genome includes the window CGCCAGCCTCGTCGGCCGGCCGTCCATCCTGTTCCTCGACGAGCCCACCACCGGCCTCGACCCCCGCGCCCGCGCCGAGCTGTGGTCGCTGATCCGCGGCCTGGTCGCCGGCGGCGTCACGGTGCTGCTGACCACCCAGTACCTCGACGAAGCCGACGCCCTGGCCGACGAGATCACCGTCATCGACCACGGCCGCGTCATCGCCGCCGGCACGCCCGACGAACTGAAGGCGAAGACCGGCTCACAGACCCTCGTCGTCCGTCCCGAGGACGACACCCAGCTGCCGGTCGTCACCGCCGTCGTCGCCGAGCTGACCAAGGCCACGCCGGAGATCGACGGCCCGCGCGTCACCGCGCCGGTCGGCGACCCCGCCGTGCTGCCGGCCGTCGTGCGGCGGCTCGACGACGCCGGGGTGCTGGTCACGGAGCTGACACTGCGCGGCGCCAGCCTCAACGAGGTGTTCCTCTCGCTCACCGGGCGACCGGTCGAGGACGAGATCGAGTCCGAAGGGAGGCCGGCATGAGCACCGTCACCGCGGCCCGCCCCGCACCGGCCGAGCTGAGTCCGCGCGTCGGCGTCGGCGAGGGTATCCGGCAGACCATGACACTGGCCTGGCGCACCATCGTGCAGGTGCGGCACAACCCGTGGGAGCTGGGCGACTACAGCATCCAGCCCATCATGTTCGTGCTGCTGTTCACCTACGTGTTCGGCGGCGCCATCGCGGGGTCGACCAGCGAGTACCTCACGTTCGCGCTGCCCGGCATCATCGTCATGAACATGCTCTTCATCACCATGTACGTCGGCACGGGACTCAACACCGACCTCACCAAGGGCGTGTTCGACCGGCTACGCTCGCTGCCCATCGCGCGCTGGGCGCCGATGTCCGGGCGCATCCTCGCCGACCAGGTCAAGCAGGCGTGGTCGATCTTCCTGCTGCTGGCCATCGGCATGGCGCTGGGCTTCCGCATCGGCACCGACGTCTGGTCGCTGCTGGCGGCCGTCGGGCTGCTGCTGGTGTTCGCGCTCGCGTTCTCGTGGGTGTCGGTGCTGGTCGGCGTGGTGGCGAAGGACCCTGAGAAGGTGCAGCTGTTCGGCTTCACGGCGCTGTTCCCGGTGACGTTCGTCAGCAACGTCTTCGCGCCCACCAGCACCATGCCGGGCTGGCTGCAGCCGATCGTCGAGAACAACCCCGTCACCATCCTGTCCAACGCGTGCCGGGCGCTCATGGTCGGCGACGACACCATCGGCACCGAGTGGCACGTCGCATCCGCCACCACGCCCGCCGTGCAGTCGCTGATCTGGGCGGCCGCCATCGCCGCCGTGTTCGCCCCGCTGTCCGTCTGGGCGCTGCGCCGCCGCGTCTGACCTCGGGCGTCACGGCGTCAGCGGCCGTGACAGACGCATGTCAGGTCGGTGTCAGACGAAGCGCCGACCGTGGAGGCATGACAAAGGCGATTGAGGTTTCGGGCCTGCGCAAGGCCTTCGGGGACACGATCGTGCTGGACGGCATCGACCTCGACGTCGAGGCCGGCACGGTCTTCTCCCTGCTCGGCCCCAACGGGGCGGGCAAGACGACGACGGTCAACGTCCTCACCACACTGCTGCGTGCCGACGGCGGGACGGTCCGCGTCGCCGGACACGACGTCGCGGCCGAGCCCCGGCCGGTGCGCCGCGCCATCGGCGTCACCGGGCAGTTCGCCGCGGTCGACGAGCTGCTGACCGGCGAGGAGAACCTCCAGTTGATGGTGGACCTCAGCCCGGTGCGCGCGAAGGACGGCACCCGGATCATCGCGGACCTGCTGGAGCGCTTCGACCTGGTGGAGTCGGCGCAGCGGCCCGCCTCTACCTACTCCGGCGGCATGCGGCGCAAGCTCGACCTGGCGATGACGCTGGTCGGCAGCCCGCGGATCATCTTCCTCGACGAGCCGACGACGGGCCTGGACCCGCGCAGCCGCCGGACCATGTGGTCGATCGTCCGCGACCTGGTGGCCGACGGCGTCACCATCTTCCTCACCACCCAGTACCTCGACGAGGCCGACAAGCTCGCCGACCGGGTCGCGGTGCTCGACCAGGGCCGCATCGTGGCCCAGGGCACGCCCGACGAGCTCAAGCGCCGGCTCCCCGGCACCCACGTCCAGCTCCGGTTCGCCTCGGCCGCGGAGCTCGACTCCGGCGCGCGGATCTTCCCCGACGCCACCCGCGACGACGAGACGCTGACGCTGCGGGTGCCCAGCGACGGCGGCACGACCTCGCTGCGCGCCCTGCTGGACCGGCTCGACGAGCACTCCCTCAGCGCCGAGGGGTTCTCCGTCCAGACCCCCGATCTCGACGACGTCTTCCTCGCCCTGACGGGCCACGCCACGGAGGTGCCCACGACATGACCGCCCACGCGATGGTGATGCTGCGCCGCGACTTCAAGCACCTCACCAGGAACCCCACCTCGGTGTTCAACGCCGTCCTGATGCCGATCGTGCTGATGCTGATGTTCGTGTACATGCTCGGCGACGCGTTCAGCGTCGGCGTCGACTACGTCGACTACGCCACGCCGGGGCTGATGCTGATGGCCGTCTGCTACGGGCTGGGCGGCACCGCGACGGCGGTGAACGCCGACATGACGAAGGGCGTCATCAACCGGTTCAAGGTCATGGACGTCTCCCGTGGCGCGGTGCTGACCGGCCACGTCGTCACCAGCGTGCTGACCAACCTGATCGCGATCGCCGCCCTCGTCGGGGTGGCCTTCCTGCTCGGCTTCGACGCGTCGGCGAGCGCGCTCGACTGGCTCGGCGCCGTCGGCATGATCGTGCTGCTGGCCACCGCGGCCGGCTGGTTCACCGTCGCGCTGGGGCTGTCGGCGAAGTCGCCGGAGACGGCGGGCATGGCGGCGGTGCCGCTGGTCATGCTGCCGTTCTTCAGCAGCGCGATCGTGCCGGCCGACAAGATGGGCCCGGGCCTGCGGGAGTTCGCGGAGTACCAGCCGTTCACGCCGATCATCGAGACCCTGCGCGGGCTGCTGGCCGGTACGCCGTCGGCCGGCGACGTGATCCCGGCCATCGCCTGGTGCGTCGGCATCGCCGTGGTCGGCTACGTGTGGGCCCGGTCGACGTTCAGCAAGCGAGCGTGACCTCGGCCAGCTCCTGCCAGTCCGCCCGCATCCCCTCCTGAGCCGCCTCGGCGTACCGCGCGTCGCCGAGGCGGCTCCGCGCGGCGCGCTCGATCCGGACGATGTCCGGGTGCGTGCCGTTCGGCAGCCCGCGGGCGACGGCGCTCACCGCCAGCAGCCGAGCGGCCTGCTCGTACTGCTCGCGGCGCACCGCGAGGTCGGCGACCCCGACCAGGACCCCCGCGACGACCAGGGCGTGCCCCGCCTCGGCCGCCGACGCCCAGGCCGCCGCACGGTGCTCACGGGCGGTGTCGAGATCGTCGGCGAGGTAGCCCAGCAGGTTCTGGATCGGCGCGCGGATGTACGGCAGCTCCGCCTCCTCGCCCAGCACGGACCGCAGCACGTCGATCTGCCGGTGCACGTCCTCGGCGTCGCCGCGCCAGCGGGCCAGCTCCGCCTTCGAGAGGGCCAGCGCGGCCAGCGTGCCCGGCCACGTCACACCGTCGGCCCGGCGCTGCGCCTCGGCGATGGCGGCCGCGCTGGAGTCCTCGTCGCCGAGCTGCCAGTACAGCTCGGCCTGGCGCGCCCGCATGCGGATGACGTCGTCGACGGCGCCCACCTCGGCGACGGCCGCGACGGCCTCGTCGTAGTACGCGCACGCCCGGGCCAGCTCGCCGCGGGTGGCGATGAGATCGGCCAGCTCGGTGAGCGCGAAGGAGATCCCGAAGCGCTCGCCGATGGCGCGGAACTCGGCCAGCGAGGTCTCGAGGTACGTCTCGGCGTCGCGCCCGGCCTGGCCACTCACGACCCGCAGCTTGCCCAGCTGCAGCCGGGCCAGCGCCCGGGCCCAGGGATCGTCGTCGTCGAGCACCGGCTCGAACGCGGTCAGCGCCGCCTCCGGCCCCTGCAGCAGCCGTTCCATCGCGCCGACGAGACCCATGGCCGCGTGGCCGCCCCGCACGTCCCGGCTCGCCTCGTAGGCGCGGTGGATCCACTCCGCCGCCTGATGCTCGTCGCCCGGCCCGGTCGAGACGAACAGCACGATGATGGCGTAGACCGTGGCCCGGACCGCGTCGGACACCTCGCCGGGCAGCTCCGTCGCCGCGGTGATCAGCTCCAGGCCCTCGGTCTTGTGCCCGGCCAGCCACCAGTACCACCCGGCGCCGGCCGCGAGCCGCATGGCCGCCGCCGCGTCGCCGGCCGCGAGCGCGTCGCGCATCGCCGCGCCGAGGTTGTCGTGCTCGGCCTCGAGGACGGCCAGCCACTGCACCTGGTCGGCGCGGCGCAGCCGCGGTTCGGCGGTCTCGGCCAGCTCGGTGAAGTGGTCGAGGTGCGCCCGGCGGGTGCGGACGGCCTCGCCGGCCTCCGCGAGCCGCTGCTCGGCGTACTCCTTGATGGTGCCGAGCAGGCGGTAGCGCTCGCCCTCGGCGACCACCAGCGACTTCTCCGTCAGCTGGGTGAGCAGGTCGAGGACCTGGCCCGGTTCCACCTCACCGCCGGCGCAGACCCGCTCGGCCGCGTCGAGGCTCGCGCCGCCGGAGAACACCGACAGCCGGCGCAGCACGGCGCGTTCGGGGCCGGTGAGCAGCTCCCAGCTCCAGTCGACCATCGCGCGCAGGGTGCGGTGCCGCGGCAGCGCGGTCCGGCTGCCGCCGGTGAGCAGGCGGAACCGGTCGTCGAGCCGGTGCGCCAGCTGGTCCAGCGACATCGTGCGCAGCCGGGCCGCGGCCAGCTCGATCGCCAGCGGCATGCCGTCCAGCGCCCGGCAGACCCGGGCCAGCGTGGCCAGGGTGGGCGCGTCGGCGACGAGATCGGGGCGCACCGCGCGGGCCCGTTCCAGCAGCAGCCGGACGGCCGGCGACGCCTCGATGGCGCCCGCCTCGGCGCCGTCGGCCGGGAGCAGCAGCGGCGCGACCGGCCACAGCACCTCGCCGGTGATGCCCAGCGGCTCGCGGCTGGTCGCGAGGATGCGCACCCGGCGGCACTCGCCGAGCACGCGGTGCGCGAACGTCGCCGCGGACTCGATGACGTGCTCGCAGTTGTCCAGGACCAGCAGCATCGCCCGCTCGCGCAGCGCCGCGACGACGCGGTCGGCCGGCTCGGCGTCCGGTGCGTCGCCGAGCAGCGAGTCGCGCAGCCGGAGCGCGGCGAGCGTCGCCTGAGCGACGTCGCCGTCGGCGCCGATGGCGGCCAGCTCGACCAGCCAGACGCCGTCGGGCAGGTCGTCGAGCAGCGTGCGCCCGGTCTCGGTGGCCAGCCGGGTCTTCCCCGACCCGCCCGGCCCGATCAGGGTGGTGAGCCGGTGCTCGGCCACGAGGCCGCGGACGGCCGCGACGTCGGCGCCCTTGCCGATGTAGCTGGTCAGCTCGGAGCGCAGGTTGGTCTTCCGGTCGTCGTCGCGGCGGCCCACCTCACCGCGGAGCACGGCGAGGTGCAGGGCGGACAGCTCCGGCGCGGGGTCGACGCCGAGCGCGTCGGCCAGTGCCTCGCGGGTGCGCTCGAACACCAGCAGCGCCTCGGAGTTGCGCCCGGCCGCGACCAGCGCCCGCATCAGCGCGCCGGCCAGCCGCTCGCGCAGCGGCTGCGCGGCGACGGCGTCGGTGAGCTCGGCGACCAGGCCGGCGCCGTGACCGAGCGCGATCTCGGCGTCGAACAGCTCCTCCATGGCCGCCAGCCGCAGCCCGTCGAGCCGGGTGGCGGCCGCCTGCAACGCCGCGCTGTCGGGCAGGGCGACGTCCTGCAGGGCCGCGCCGCGCCACAGCCCGAGCGCCTCGCGCAGCAGCTGGACCCGCAGGACGTCCTCGGCGGCCCGGGCCCGACCGACGAGCCGCTCGAACCGCACCGCGTCGACGGCGTCGGGGCCGGCCCGCAGGAGGTACCCGTCCGGATGCCCCTCGACGGCGCCGTCGGGCAGCACCTTGCGCAGCCGCGAGACCAGCCGGTGCAGCGCGTTCGTGGCGTCGGCGGGCGGGTCGGCGGCCCAGATCCAGTCCAGCAGCGTCGCCTTCGGGACGACGTGACCGGCCTCCAGCGCGAGGGCGGCCAGCAGCCCCCGCAACCGCGCGCCCGAGACGTCGGCCACCCGGCCGTCGTCGGTACGGAGCTCGAACGATCCGAGCATGGCGACCTGCACCCGCCGATTTTGCCACGCAGCATCCCCGCGACCGCCGCCGCGGACCAGCGAGCGAGCGGGTGGGGACGCCGGCGTCCCTCCCACCGGCGACCCCACCCACCCACGCGCGGACCGGCCGACGGCCGTGGCGGGTTTCTGCCATGGCGTCCATCGGCCAGCGTCGCCCTCTCGGCAGCGGCGGCCGCGCGCCCCTAGGCTCCGAGAATCCGCGCCGCCTTTCGGCGCCTCTGCCCGGGAGGTCCCATGCGCCGGTCTCGTCCCCTGCTCGCCGTCTGTGCCGCCGCGCTGCTGGTCGCGGCCGCCGCACCGGGCGCCGCGGACCCGGCCCCGCCGGCGCCGCTCCCCCGGCCGGTGGCCGACGGCGTCACCGTCACGCTCGTGACCGGGCACCGGCTGCGGGTCGACACCGCCGCCGACGGGCGGCACGCGGTCACCGCGCTGCCCGCGCCGGGCACCGGGCGCGGCAACCTCAAGGTGGTCGAGCGGCCGGAGGGCCTCTACGCCATCCCGGCCGAGGCCGAGCCGTACCTGGCCGCCGGGTCGCTGGACCGCGAGCTGTTCAACGTCACCGGGCTGATCGAGCAGGGCTACACCGGCGACGCGCTGCCGCTGATCGTCACGTACGCCGGGGACGCCACCGCCCGGGCCGCCGCACCGCCCGCGCCCGAACACGCCGTCGTCACCGCCACGCTGGAGAGCGTGGGCGCGGTCGCGGTGTCCGCGCCGGCCGCCGAGCTGCCCGCGTTCTGGACCGACGTCGCCGCCGACCTGCCCAGCGCCGAGACCACCCGCCGGGCGGCGCCGTCGATCGAGAAGATCTGGCTGGACGCGAAGGTCCGGCCGGCGCTGGCCGAGAGCGTGCCGCAGATCGGCGCGCCCGAGGCGTGGGCGGCCGGGTACGACGGCGCCGGCGTCACCGTCGCCGTGCTCGACACCGGCTACGACCCCGCCCACCCGGACCTCGCCGGCCAGGTCACCGGCGCCGCCGACTTCTCCGGCTCGACCGTCCAGGACGGCAACGGGCACGGCACGCACGTCGCGGCCACCGTCGCCGGGACGGGGGCAGGGTCGGACGGCGCCCGCGTCGGCGTCGCTCCAGGGGCCGACCTGCTGATCGGCAAGGTGCTCGGCGACGACGGCAGCGGCCAGAACTCGTGGCTGATCGAGGGCATGGAGTGGGCCGTCGCGCAGGGCGCCGACGTCGTCAGCATGAGCCTGTCCAGCGAGGTCAGCGACGGCACCGACCCGCTCAGCCAGGCGGTGAACGAGCTGACGGCGGCCAGCGGGACGCTGTTCGTGGCGGCGGCCGGCAACGAGGGGCCGGGCGCGACCACCGTCCGGGCGCCGGGCGTGGCCGACGCCGCGCTGAGCGTCGGCGCCGTCGACAAGTCCGACGTGCTGGCCTCGTTCTCCAGCCGCGGCCCGCGGCTCGGCGACCACGCGATCAAGCCGGAGATCACCGCGCCGGGCGTGGGGATCGTCGCGGCGCGGGCGACCGGGACGTCGCTCGGCGACCCCGTCGACGACCTCTACACCAGCCTCGACGGCACCTCGATGGCGACGCCGCACGTGTCCGGCGCGGCCGCGCTGCTGCTGCAGCGGCACCCGGACTGGGCGGCGGACCAGCTGAAGCGCGCGCTCGTGCAGTCGGCGCAGGAGCTGGACGAGTACACCGTCTACGAGCAGGGCGCCGGGCGCCTCGACGCCGCGCGCGCCGTCACGCAGACGACGTTCGCCGACACCGCTGTCATCGATCTCGGCGTCTACGACTGGCCGCACGACGGCACCGACCCGGTCGTCACGCACGCCGTCACGTACGCCAACGACGGCGCCGAGCCCGTGGTGCTGGCCCTGGACGCGACGCTGACCGGCGCGACCGGCACGCCCGCGCCATCCGGCATGCTGGCGCTGAGCGCCGCGTCGGTGACGGTGCCGGCGGGCGGCAGCGCGAGCGTCGACGTCACGTTCGACCCCAACGTCGGCGACCCGGACGTCTACGGCGGCCGCGTCACCGCCCGCTCGGCCGACGGCAGCGTCGTCGTCCACACCGTCGTCGGCGCCACGAAGGAGCAGCGGACCATCGAGGTGACCATCGAGGGCATCGACCACGAGGGCGCGCCGGCCGTCGGGGCCAGCTCGGCCGAGCTGTGGAACCTCGACACCGACTGGTCGGGCACCGGGTTCTTCGGCCGCAAGGGCGGCGGCAGCGGGCCGGCCGTGTTCCGGGTGCCGCCGGGCACGTACAGCCTGTTCGGGGTGCTGTTCACGCCGGACGAGTCCGGCGAGCAGGCGCGCGAGGTGGCGATCGTCGGCGACACCGAGCTGGAGCTGACCGAGGACACCCACCTCGTGCTGGACGGGCGCACCGCCACCCGCGTCGCCGTCGACACGCCTCGGCCGACCGAGCACCAGGGCCTCACCCTCGGCTGGTACCGCAGCTCCGAGAACCACATGTTCAACCTCAAGTACATGCTCGACCAGTACATCGACGTCGCGTACGCCGCGCCGACCGAGCAGGTGGAGCGGGGCACGTTCGAGTTCTCCAGCCTGTGGGAGCTGTTCGCGCCGGAGCTGACGCTGCGGGCCGGCGGCCGCGAACTGGCGCACGAGTACGCCGTCGGCTCGCCCCGGGTCGACGGCCGGCACCGCTACCCGGTGGTCGACGCCGGCACCGGCACGCCCGCCGAGCTGGCCGGCCGCGACCTCGCCGGCGCCGCGGCGCTGGTCCGCCGCTCCGACGACATCTCCATCGACGACCAGGTCGCGGCCGTGACGGCGGCCGGCGCCTCGGCGATGATCATGCACCACGACCGGCCGGGATGGCTGTTGCAGTGGGTCGCCGAGGGCACGACGATCCCGGTGGTGACGGTCTCGCAGGCCGACGGCGCGGCGCTGCTCGACCGCCTGCCCGTCGTCCAGTTCGACGGCGTCGCCGTCAGCCCGTATCTGTACGACCTCATGCAGTCGTGGCCGGGCGCGATCCCGTCCGGCCTGGTCGAGAAGGTGCGGCCGCGCGACCTCGCGTCGCTGGAGTCGACCTATGTGGCGACCGGGCCGGAGCACCGGGGCAACGAGGCGCGGCACGCGTTCCGCCCGTACGACAACTTCTCCATCCGCAGCCCGCGCGAGGTGCTGCTGCCGTCGCACCGCGACGAGTGGGTCACGCCCGGCGACACCCGCTGGCAGCAGTTCGTGTGGGCGCAACAGCTGCTGGTCGCGGGCATGATCGAGGGCGAGCGCACGTACTCGGCCGGGGAGTCCGACCCGCGGTCGTGGTTCGGCCCGGTGGTCCGGCCCGGCGTGCCGCTCGACACCGACCACTACGGCCAGTTCGGCATGCCCGGGTTCCGTTCGGACGACGAGTTCACCATCCTGATCCGCTCGTTCCTCGACGGCAGCGACCGCAACGGCGACGAGACGTCGTACGACACCGCCGCCGCGCGGCTCTACCGCGACGGCTCACTGGTCGCCTCGCGGGACGGGGTGTACGGCACCTGGCCCGCGTCGCCGTCGCCCGCGTCGTACCGGCTCGAGCTCGACGTCGACCGCACCGCCCCCTGGTGGCAGCGCTCGACGTCGACCCGGACGGCCTGGACGTTCGCGTCGTCGCGGCCCGATGCGGGCGCACGGGAGCCGCTGCCCCTGCTCCAGGTCGACTACGACGTGGACGTCGACCAGTGGGGCGCGGTCAGCTCGCGGGCCCGCACCCGCGTCTCGCTGACGGTGCACCAGCAGGCCGACGCCGACCCGGTCACCGGCGGCGGCCTGCGTCTCTCCGCCTCCTACGACGACGGCGCCACCTGGCACCCCGCCCGCGTCACCCGCCGCGGCGCGGTCTACTCCGCCCTGCTCGACCCGGTACGCGGCGCCGACGCCGTCGCCCTGCGCGTCGAGGCCTGGGACGGCGACGGGAACAGGATCGAGCAGACGGTGCTGCGCGCCTACGGCCTGCGCTGAGTCGGTCCGGCCGCCGCGCGGCTAGGACAGCGTGTCGATGATGCGGTAGCCCACGCCGGGTGTCGTGCCGATCACCGGGGGTGCGCCGAGCTTGCGGCGGAGCCGGCTGATCGTGACCGCGACGGTGTTGGTGAAGGGGTCGGCGTGTTCGTCCCAGACCTGTTCGAGCAGGTCTTCGGCGCTGAGGTAGGCGGGGGCGGCGCGCAGCAACGCTTCGAGAAGGGCGAATTCCTTGACGGACAGCTCCAGCCGGCCGCCGTCGCGGGTGACGGTGCGGCGCACGGGGTCGAGCTCGATGCCCGCGGCGCACAGGGTGCGGGCGCGAGCCGAGGACTGGCGGCGGGCGAGGGCGCGGATGCGCAGCACCAGTTCGGGGAAGTGGAAGGGCTTGGTCAGGTAGTCGTCCGCTCCGAGGGTCAGGCCGCTGACGCGCTCGCCGGGTGAACCGGCCGCGGTGAGCATGAGGATCATCGCCCGGGCCTCGCTGCCGGCGATCATCTGGCACAGGACGTCGCCGTGGATTCCGGGCAGGTCACGGTCGAGGACGACGACGTTGTACGCGTTCAGGTCGAGCTTGGCCGCGGCTTCGACACCGTCGTGGGCCAGGTCGACCGCCATGCCGTTGTCGCGCAGGCCCTCGGCGATGACCGCGGCGAGGGCGCGGGTGTCCTCGACCACCAGGACCCTCATGCCCGGGCTCCCGCCGGCGCCTGGGTCGACGGCAGGGTGATGGTGACGCGGAGCCCGCCTTCGGACCGGGCCCGCAGGTCGAGGCGGCCGTGGTGCGAGGACGCGATGGCGGCGACGATCGAGAGCCCGAGACCGGATCCGGTGTCCGAGCCGGTGCGCTCGACGCCGAGCCTGCGGAAGGGCTGGGCCAGCGCCGCGACCTGCTCCTGGGCCAGCACCTGGCCGCCTGTCTCCACCGCGAGGATCGCGGACGTGGGGTGGGCGGTGGTCTCGACCCGGATCCAGCCACCGGCCCGGTTGTGAGTGATCGCGTTGTCGATCACGTTGTCGACCATACGGGACAGCAGTGTCTCGTTCCCCTGCGTCCAGGCGCCGGCCTGCAGGTCGCGGTCGTCGACGGTGAGCTGTCTGCCGGCGATGTCGGCGGCCCGGGCGTGCAGGGCGGCAGCGGTCACGCGGCCGAGCGAGACCGGCACGGAGTCGGCCGGCGCACCCACCTGGGCGTGAGCGAGGGTGAGGAGGGCTTCCAGCAGCCGGTCGACCTGGTCGAGCTCGGTGCGGATCCGGTCGGCCAGCACCACGGTCTGCGCCGGTGCGGGCTCCGGCTTGGCCACGGCCACGTCCAGCGACGCGCGCATCGTCGCCAGCGGGGTACGCAGTTCGTGGGAGGCGTTGGCCACGAACCGGCGCTGCGCCGTGAACGAGCGCTCCAGTCGATCGAGCAGGCCGTCGATGGTGCCCGCGAGGTCGGTGACCTCGTCCGCGGGGCCGGCCAGCGCGAGCCGTTCGTGCAGGTTGTCGGCCGTGATCCGCTGCG containing:
- a CDS encoding ATP-binding cassette domain-containing protein — encoded protein: MDHAIQAEGLVKRFGETTALDGVGLTVRTGTVLGLLGPNGAGKTTAVRIFATLLRPDDGHASVGGYDVVRQAHQARQLIGLTGQYAAVDEMLTGTENLLLIGRLLGVPRPAAKQRARELLAEFDLTDAADRAAKTYSGGMRRRLDLAASLVGRPSILFLDEPTTGLDPRARAELWSLIRGLVAGGVTVLLTTQYLDEADALADEITVIDHGRVIAAGTPDELKAKTGSQTLVVRPEDDTQLPVVTAVVAELTKATPEIDGPRVTAPVGDPAVLPAVVRRLDDAGVLVTELTLRGASLNEVFLSLTGRPVEDEIESEGRPA
- a CDS encoding ABC transporter permease, translated to MTLAWRTIVQVRHNPWELGDYSIQPIMFVLLFTYVFGGAIAGSTSEYLTFALPGIIVMNMLFITMYVGTGLNTDLTKGVFDRLRSLPIARWAPMSGRILADQVKQAWSIFLLLAIGMALGFRIGTDVWSLLAAVGLLLVFALAFSWVSVLVGVVAKDPEKVQLFGFTALFPVTFVSNVFAPTSTMPGWLQPIVENNPVTILSNACRALMVGDDTIGTEWHVASATTPAVQSLIWAAAIAAVFAPLSVWALRRRV
- a CDS encoding ATP-binding cassette domain-containing protein; its protein translation is MTKAIEVSGLRKAFGDTIVLDGIDLDVEAGTVFSLLGPNGAGKTTTVNVLTTLLRADGGTVRVAGHDVAAEPRPVRRAIGVTGQFAAVDELLTGEENLQLMVDLSPVRAKDGTRIIADLLERFDLVESAQRPASTYSGGMRRKLDLAMTLVGSPRIIFLDEPTTGLDPRSRRTMWSIVRDLVADGVTIFLTTQYLDEADKLADRVAVLDQGRIVAQGTPDELKRRLPGTHVQLRFASAAELDSGARIFPDATRDDETLTLRVPSDGGTTSLRALLDRLDEHSLSAEGFSVQTPDLDDVFLALTGHATEVPTT
- a CDS encoding ABC transporter permease, which encodes MTAHAMVMLRRDFKHLTRNPTSVFNAVLMPIVLMLMFVYMLGDAFSVGVDYVDYATPGLMLMAVCYGLGGTATAVNADMTKGVINRFKVMDVSRGAVLTGHVVTSVLTNLIAIAALVGVAFLLGFDASASALDWLGAVGMIVLLATAAGWFTVALGLSAKSPETAGMAAVPLVMLPFFSSAIVPADKMGPGLREFAEYQPFTPIIETLRGLLAGTPSAGDVIPAIAWCVGIAVVGYVWARSTFSKRA
- a CDS encoding BTAD domain-containing putative transcriptional regulator: MQVAMLGSFELRTDDGRVADVSGARLRGLLAALALEAGHVVPKATLLDWIWAADPPADATNALHRLVSRLRKVLPDGAVEGHPDGYLLRAGPDAVDAVRFERLVGRARAAEDVLRVQLLREALGLWRGAALQDVALPDSAALQAAATRLDGLRLAAMEELFDAEIALGHGAGLVAELTDAVAAQPLRERLAGALMRALVAAGRNSEALLVFERTREALADALGVDPAPELSALHLAVLRGEVGRRDDDRKTNLRSELTSYIGKGADVAAVRGLVAEHRLTTLIGPGGSGKTRLATETGRTLLDDLPDGVWLVELAAIGADGDVAQATLAALRLRDSLLGDAPDAEPADRVVAALRERAMLLVLDNCEHVIESAATFAHRVLGECRRVRILATSREPLGITGEVLWPVAPLLLPADGAEAGAIEASPAVRLLLERARAVRPDLVADAPTLATLARVCRALDGMPLAIELAAARLRTMSLDQLAHRLDDRFRLLTGGSRTALPRHRTLRAMVDWSWELLTGPERAVLRRLSVFSGGASLDAAERVCAGGEVEPGQVLDLLTQLTEKSLVVAEGERYRLLGTIKEYAEQRLAEAGEAVRTRRAHLDHFTELAETAEPRLRRADQVQWLAVLEAEHDNLGAAMRDALAAGDAAAAMRLAAGAGWYWWLAGHKTEGLELITAATELPGEVSDAVRATVYAIIVLFVSTGPGDEHQAAEWIHRAYEASRDVRGGHAAMGLVGAMERLLQGPEAALTAFEPVLDDDDPWARALARLQLGKLRVVSGQAGRDAETYLETSLAEFRAIGERFGISFALTELADLIATRGELARACAYYDEAVAAVAEVGAVDDVIRMRARQAELYWQLGDEDSSAAAIAEAQRRADGVTWPGTLAALALSKAELARWRGDAEDVHRQIDVLRSVLGEEAELPYIRAPIQNLLGYLADDLDTAREHRAAAWASAAEAGHALVVAGVLVGVADLAVRREQYEQAARLLAVSAVARGLPNGTHPDIVRIERAARSRLGDARYAEAAQEGMRADWQELAEVTLAC
- a CDS encoding S8 family peptidase, which gives rise to MRRSRPLLAVCAAALLVAAAAPGAADPAPPAPLPRPVADGVTVTLVTGHRLRVDTAADGRHAVTALPAPGTGRGNLKVVERPEGLYAIPAEAEPYLAAGSLDRELFNVTGLIEQGYTGDALPLIVTYAGDATARAAAPPAPEHAVVTATLESVGAVAVSAPAAELPAFWTDVAADLPSAETTRRAAPSIEKIWLDAKVRPALAESVPQIGAPEAWAAGYDGAGVTVAVLDTGYDPAHPDLAGQVTGAADFSGSTVQDGNGHGTHVAATVAGTGAGSDGARVGVAPGADLLIGKVLGDDGSGQNSWLIEGMEWAVAQGADVVSMSLSSEVSDGTDPLSQAVNELTAASGTLFVAAAGNEGPGATTVRAPGVADAALSVGAVDKSDVLASFSSRGPRLGDHAIKPEITAPGVGIVAARATGTSLGDPVDDLYTSLDGTSMATPHVSGAAALLLQRHPDWAADQLKRALVQSAQELDEYTVYEQGAGRLDAARAVTQTTFADTAVIDLGVYDWPHDGTDPVVTHAVTYANDGAEPVVLALDATLTGATGTPAPSGMLALSAASVTVPAGGSASVDVTFDPNVGDPDVYGGRVTARSADGSVVVHTVVGATKEQRTIEVTIEGIDHEGAPAVGASSAELWNLDTDWSGTGFFGRKGGGSGPAVFRVPPGTYSLFGVLFTPDESGEQAREVAIVGDTELELTEDTHLVLDGRTATRVAVDTPRPTEHQGLTLGWYRSSENHMFNLKYMLDQYIDVAYAAPTEQVERGTFEFSSLWELFAPELTLRAGGRELAHEYAVGSPRVDGRHRYPVVDAGTGTPAELAGRDLAGAAALVRRSDDISIDDQVAAVTAAGASAMIMHHDRPGWLLQWVAEGTTIPVVTVSQADGAALLDRLPVVQFDGVAVSPYLYDLMQSWPGAIPSGLVEKVRPRDLASLESTYVATGPEHRGNEARHAFRPYDNFSIRSPREVLLPSHRDEWVTPGDTRWQQFVWAQQLLVAGMIEGERTYSAGESDPRSWFGPVVRPGVPLDTDHYGQFGMPGFRSDDEFTILIRSFLDGSDRNGDETSYDTAAARLYRDGSLVASRDGVYGTWPASPSPASYRLELDVDRTAPWWQRSTSTRTAWTFASSRPDAGAREPLPLLQVDYDVDVDQWGAVSSRARTRVSLTVHQQADADPVTGGGLRLSASYDDGATWHPARVTRRGAVYSALLDPVRGADAVALRVEAWDGDGNRIEQTVLRAYGLR
- a CDS encoding response regulator transcription factor, which translates into the protein MRVLVVEDTRALAAVIAEGLRDNGMAVDLAHDGVEAAAKLDLNAYNVVVLDRDLPGIHGDVLCQMIAGSEARAMILMLTAAGSPGERVSGLTLGADDYLTKPFHFPELVLRIRALARRQSSARARTLCAAGIELDPVRRTVTRDGGRLELSVKEFALLEALLRAAPAYLSAEDLLEQVWDEHADPFTNTVAVTISRLRRKLGAPPVIGTTPGVGYRIIDTLS